The following proteins are encoded in a genomic region of Amphiura filiformis chromosome 11, Afil_fr2py, whole genome shotgun sequence:
- the LOC140164152 gene encoding uronyl 2-sulfotransferase-like, producing the protein MDDDESLNDDDDDDDVDIHLERWTTDSFGKEESAIKRVQQLAAHPPALFSDHIFYFPVEKSIHPVYINMIRDPIEFLVSSYYYRQHGDKTPGSVDRVKKKFGLEMKMNETFDQCVLKEHKACVKEEYLSMIFHFFCGTHPKCSTDLKWSLNEAKRRVEEEYLIVGLLEDYESTLKLMEKLAPSLFNGIVTYYHSAERKERSEKYQTNFKKPISAEVRAILREKLDLTYQFYDFVKTKLELLKEEYDIP; encoded by the exons ATGGATGATGATGAGTCATtgaatgatgacgacgatgatgatgacgttgATATTCACTTagaacgctggacaaccgattctttt GGCAAAGAAGAGTCTGCGATAAAGCGAGTACAACAACTTGCAGCCCACCCACCTGCTTTGTTTAGCGATCACATTTTCTATTTTCCAGTTGAGAA GTCAATTCATCCAGTCTACATAAATATGATAAGAGATCCGATCGAATTCCTCGTTTCCAGTTACTATTATCGACAGCATGGAGACAAAACTCCAGGAAGTGTGGATCGAGTGAAGAAAAAATTTGGATTggaaatgaaaatgaatgag ACTTTTGACCAATGCGTCTTAAAAGAACATAAAGCCTGTGTAAAGGAAGAATATCTCTCTATGATCTTTCATTTCTTCTGTGGCACACATCCAAAATGCAG CACCGATCTAAAATGGTCATTAAATGAGGCCAAAAGACGTGTAGAAGAGGAATACTTAATAGTTGGACTACTAGAGGACTACGAATCTACACTCAAACTTATGGAGAAACTAGCGCCTAGCTTGTTTAATGGCATTGTGACCTACTATCACTCTGCTGAACGAAAGGAGAGATCAG AAAAATATCAAACAAACTTCAAGAAGCCCATATCTGCAGAAGTCCGCGCAATACTTAGAGAAAAACTCGACTTGACGTACCAATTTTATGACTTTGTGAAGACTAAGCTAGAACTGCTTAAGGAGGAatatgatataccgtaa